GTGGCTTTTCGCTGGTTTGATTTAGTTAAGTTTTTTGTAAGAATAGATTTATGTAATAGCTTAATAATTTGCTATATATAGAAGCTATGCAATCATAGTATAGTTTAATGTAAGGAAGTATGGTAAAACCCTACTTAAATGGTATATTTGCACTAATTGAAAATGATATGATTAAAGTAAGTGAAGATGCTAAAAAGAAAATAGCCGCCTTGATGAATGAGGAGGGTTATGATGCTGTCGTTGACTATGTTAGAGTGGGTGTGAAGAGTGGTGGTTGTTCTGGTTTATCGTATGAATTAAAATTTGATAAAAGCATTGCTGAAGAAGATAAACTCTTTGAAGACAATAATATTAAGCTTATAGTAGATAAAAAAAGCTTTTTATACCTTATAGGTACTGTTTTAGAATACAGTGGAGGCCTTAACGGTAAGGGTTTTGTGTTTAATAATCCCAATGCACAGCGCACTTGTGGTTGTGGTGAAAGTTTTTCACTTTAAAAAAGAATTAAAAAGTTGTTCAATTTCTTGAACAGGTTACAAAAAGTATATGGCATACACAGAAGACGATTTAGAAAAGGAATTAGCCACTAAAGAATATAAATACGGATTTTATACAGATATTGAGTCTGAAACATTTCCTATAGGACTTAATGAAGATATTGTACGTGCTATTTCTTTAAAAAAGGGCGAGCCAGAATGGATGACCAATTGGAGACTCGAGGCTTTTAGACACTGGTTAACAATGGAGGAGCCTGAATGGGCAAATGTGCATTATGAAAAACCAAATTTTCAGAGCATTTCCTATTATTCTGCACCTTCAAAAAAACCTAAATACGATAGTCTTGATGAGGTAGATCCAGAATTGTTGGATACGTTTAAAAGATTGGGTATTTCTTTAGATGAGCAGAAAAAACTTGCAGGTGTTGCAGTAGATATCGTAATGGATTCTGTTTCTGTAGCAACTACTTTTAAAAAGACTTTAGCTGAAAAAGGTATAATCTTTTGTCCTATTTCTGAAGCGATAAAAGAACACCCTGAGCTAGTGAAGAAATATTTGGGAACAGTAGTTCCTCAAAAAGATAATTTCTACGCCGCTCTTAATAGTGCTGTATTTAGTGATGGTTCTTTTTGCTATATTCCTAAAGGGGTGCGTTGCCCAATGGAACTTTCTACCTATTTTAGAATAAATCAGGCAAATACCGGTCAGTTTGAGCGTACGCTCGTTGTGGCAGATGAGGGTAGTTATGTGAGCTATTTAGAAGGCTGTACGGCTCCATCACGAGATGAAAATCAATTACATGCCGCTGTAGTAGAGCTTATCGCTCTTGATGATGCTGAGATTAAATATTCTACAGTTCAGAACTGGTATCCTGGTAATGAGGAGGGTAAAGGTGGTGTTTACAATTTTGTAACAAAGCGTGGTCTTTGTGAGAAAAACGCTAAAATTTCCTGGACGCAGGTTGAAACCGGTAGTGCGGTAACCTGGAAGTATCCTAGTTGTGTGCTTAAAGGGGATAACTCAATTGGTGAATTCTATTCTATTGCGGTAACTAATAACTTTCAGCAGGCAGATACCGGCACAAAGATGATTCACTTAGGAAAAAACACTAAGAGTACAATTATCTCTAAAGGTATTTCTGCCGGAAATTCGCAAAATAGTTATCGTGGTCTGGTTCAAATTAATAGCAGAGCAGACAATGCGCGTAATTTTTCTCAATGTGATTCTTTGTTGATGGGTAATAAATGTGGAGCGCATACCTTCCCATACATTGAAGCTAAAAATAAATCGGCAAAAATAGAGCACGAGGCGACTACAAGTAAAATAGGTGAAGACCAGATTTTTTATTGTAACCAGCGTGGTATAGATACAGAGAAAGCTATTGCACTTATTGTAAATGGTTTTAGTAAAGAGGTTTTAAATAAACTTCCTATGGAGTTTGCTGTTGAGGCTCAAAAGCTTTTAGAAATTTCATTAGAAGGGTCTGTAGGATAATTGTTTAATAATTAGAAAAAGAAATACTAAATACAATGATTAAAAAAATTGCTTTTTATTCGCTTGTTGCTCTAGCTTTTGCAAGTTGTAAAGACTCAAAAAAAGAGGAAAATAAAGAAGAAGTTGTTGTAGAAGAAACTGCAAAACCAGACGTAGAGCTTTATGCTTTTGATGGAGGAACGGTAATGGCTAATAACTTAAATCTCTTTGCGCAGGGAGATACGTATAAAGGAGAAAGTAAAGAGTTGGCAGACGCATTTTATGTGATAAAACACCCTAACGGGATTCTTTTATGGGATACTGGTTTGCCAGAAATGCTAGTAGGTCAGGAGCCATATACTCCAGAAGGAGGAGCCTTTACAATTACTAGAAAAGATAGCATCCTTAATCAGTTAAAAACAATAAATATTAAGCCTGAAGATGTTAGTATGATCGCGTTTTCTCACATTCATTTTGACCATACGGGAGCTGCAAATCATTTTCCAAATGCAAAATGGTTGATTCAGCAAAGCGAAGATGATTTCTTAAACAGCGATGATATAAAAGGAAATACATTTTATGCTCCTGATTCTTTTTCGGCATTAAAGAATAAAGAAATTATTGCAAATACAGATTATGATGTTTTTGGAGATGGTAGTGTTGTTATCAAATATATGCCCGGTCATACAGCAGGTCATAATGCGTTGTTTGTAGATTTGCCAGAGACAGGACCTCTGGTTTTAACAGGCGACACCTATCATTTTGAGCAAAATAGAATAGATGGTGTAGTGCCACAGTTTAATTATGATATCCCTCAATCTGAAGAGAGTATTAAGGCATTTGAAGCTTTTGTAAAAGAGAAGAATGCTAAAGTAATTATTCAGCACGATATGGATGATTTTAAAGAAACAACTAAAGCTCCTGACGCTATTAAATAGTTAGGTTTAGAAATTCTTAAGGGAGTTTCAGTTTAAAGAAATAAATCGTAATTCTTACCCTTTAACGGTCAGAATTTAAACGTTAAATAAGAAATTAAAGAACGATTGCTAAAGTGCAATCTGTAGAATCGAGATTATGTTAGAAATTAAGAATCTAAGTGCAGGTATAGAAGGAAAAGATATCCTCAAAGGAATTAACTTAAAAGTAAATGCAGGTGAAGTACACGCAATTATGGGGCCTAACGGTTCTGGTAAAAGTACTTTGTCATCTGTAATTGCCGGTAAAGAAGAGTACGAGGTTAGTGCAGGAGACGTGATTTTTGAAAAAGAATCGCTTTTAGATTTAGATGCCGAGGAACGAGCACATAAAGGAGTTTTTCTTTCATTTCAATATCCTGTAGAAATTCCTGGAGTTTCAGTTACTAACTTTATTAAAACGGCAATCAATCAAACGCGTAAAGCTAAAGGTCTAGAAGACATGCCAGCAAGTGATATGCTAAAGATGATACGTGAAAAGTCTGAACTTTTAGAAATTGACCGTAAATTTTTATCCAGATCGTTAAACGAAGGTTTCTCGGGAGGAGAGAAAAAGAGAAACGAGATTTTTCAAATGGCAATGTTAGAGCCAAAATTAGCAATATTAGATGAGACTGATTCTGGTCTTGATATTGATGCATTACGTATCGTATCTAATGGTGTTAATAAATTAAGAAGTAAAGACAATGCGGTAATTGTAATTACCCATTACCAGCGTTTGCTAGATTATATCGTACCTGATTTTGTACACGTATTAGTTGATGGTAAAATTGTTAAGTCTGGAGGTAAAGAATTAGCTCTTGAACTAGAAGAAAAAGGTTACGACTGGGTGAAGGCAGAATTAGCTGCAGGATAATAATTATCTGGAATTACAGATCGTTATTAAACAATGAATATTGAATTGAACACATATGAATCTTAAAGATAAATTACTTTCTTCTTATTTAACATCTCAGGAACATCTTGATTTAGATAATAGCATTCACGATATTAAAGATGAAGCTATTAAGATTTTTGAAGAAAAAGGTTTCCCTACTAAAAAGCAGGAAGACTGGAAATATACGTCACTTAACAGCCTCGTTAAACAAGACTTCAGCTTAGTTCCTAAGCAAGAAGATACTATAGAGTTTAAAGACGTTAAAAAATATTTCATTCACGATATAGACACCTATAAGATTGTGTTTATTGATGGTGTTTACAGTTCGTACCTTTCAGAAACTACCCATGATGGTGTTGATGTTTGTTTATTGAGTGCTGCGCTTACAAAGCCTAAGTACAAGGCCGTAATAGATGTTTATTTTAATAAAATAGCACCTCAGGATAGTCTTACTTCTCTTAACACAGCTTTTGCAAAAGAAGGAGCCTATATATATGTCCCTAAAGGAAAAGCAGTAAGCAAGCCTATTCAGATTTTACATTTTGCTACCGGTAATGAGTCAAGTTTAATGCTTCAGCCGCGTAACTTAATTGTTGCTGAAGAGAACGCAGAAGTTCAGATTATAGAGCGTCACCAGAGTTTAAATGCTAATGCTGTATTCACTAATAGTGTTACAGAGATTTATGCAGGCAAGCGTGCGATGGTAGATTACTATAAGATTCAGAATGATAAAGAGAATGCTTCTTTAATAGATAACACCCATATAGATCAACAAGATTCTAGTGAAGTGTCTGTACATACATTTTCTTTCGGTGGAAAATTAACACGTAACAATCTTAATTTTTACCAGAATGGAGAACATAATAATTCTATTTTAAAAGGGGTTACTATAATTGAAGATAAACAACACGTAGATCACAATACGTTAGTGCATCACAAGCAGCCTAATTGTGAGAGTCATCAGGATTACAAAGGTATTTTTGATGATAGTTCTACGGGAGTTTTTAATGGTAAAGTACTTGTAGACAGCATTGCGCAAAAGATTAATGCATACCAGTCTAATAATAATATTCTGGTAAGTGATAAAGCTTCTATAAACTCTAAGCCGCAACTTGAGATTTTTGCCGATGATGTACGTTGTTCTCATGGTTGTACAATAGGTCAGCTAGATGAAGATGCCTTATTTTATATGCGTTCACGAGGTATTGGCGTTAAAGAAGGTCGTGCATTATTGATGTATGCTTTTGCAAATAACGTACTCGAGAGTGTAAAAATACCTCAGTTAAAAGCTCGAATTACAAAACTAATAGCCAATAAATTAGAGGTGAATTTAGGATTTGACGTGTAGTAGAATACATTTTGTGTCATAAAATATTTGCACAAAGAGTTAAACTTGAATTGGCTTTAAAATTTAATTGAAAACATTTCTGATAGCTGTAGGCATTGTCAGGAATAAAACAAGAAATGCTTATGGCTTCCGCTACTGCAACTACCACTTTTGATGTTTCTAAAATACGAGCAGATTTTCCTATACTTAACAGAAAAGTTAATGGGTATCCGCTAGTGTACTTAGATAATGCTGCGACCTCTCAAACACCGCAACAGGTAATTGATGTTATTGTAGATTATTATTCTAACTACAATGCAAATATACATAGAGGTGTTCATGCACTTTCTCAGGAAGCAACAGATGCTTATGAGCAGGCTCGTATTAAAATTCAGAAGCATTTTAATATTCCCAATTCGTATCAAACTTTATTTACTGCTGGTACAACACACAGTATAAATATAGTGGCATCGGGTTACGCTTCAATACTTAAGGCTGGTGATGAAGTGATGGTTTCTGCTTTAGAGCACCATTCTAACATTGTGCCCTGGCAAATGTTATGTGAGAAAACAGGGGCTGTGCTTAGAGTAATTCCTATGCTAGAAAGCGGAGAGTTAGATATGCAGGCTTTTGATGAATTAACTTCAGAAAATTTAAAACTGGTTTTTGTTAATCATGTGAGTAATGCTTTAGGTACTATAAATCCTATTGAAGAAATTATTCAAAAAGCACACCGAGTAGGGGCAGCCGTATTAGTAGATGGTGCGCAAGCAGCCCCGCATATAAAAGCAGATGTACAGGAGCTTGATGTAGATTTTTATGTAGTTTCGGCTCACAAAATATGCGGTCCAACAGGAGTGGGAATGCTGTACGGAAAAGAAGAGTTACTTAAAAAGTTACCTCCATATCAAGGTGGTGGCGAGATGATAGATCAGGTAACTTTTGAGAAAACAACTTATGCCGGTTTACCACATAAATTTGAAGCAGGCACACCTAATATTTGTGGAGGTATTGCTTTTGGCGCTGCTTTAGACTATATGAATGCAATAGGTTTTGATGCTATAGCAAACTATGAGCATGAACTTTTAGAATATGCTACTCTCAAGCTTAAAGAAATAGAGGGTTTGCGTATTTATGGGGAGTCAACGCATAAAACAGCTGTAATTTCTTTTAATATAAAAGGAATACACCCGTATGATATGGGGACAATTCTAGATAAGCTAGGTATTGCAGTGCGTACAGGGCATCACTGCGCACAACCTATAATGGACTTTTATAAAATACCCGGAACGGT
The sequence above is a segment of the Leeuwenhoekiella sp. MAR_2009_132 genome. Coding sequences within it:
- a CDS encoding HesB/IscA family protein, which encodes MIKVSEDAKKKIAALMNEEGYDAVVDYVRVGVKSGGCSGLSYELKFDKSIAEEDKLFEDNNIKLIVDKKSFLYLIGTVLEYSGGLNGKGFVFNNPNAQRTCGCGESFSL
- the sufB gene encoding Fe-S cluster assembly protein SufB; the protein is MAYTEDDLEKELATKEYKYGFYTDIESETFPIGLNEDIVRAISLKKGEPEWMTNWRLEAFRHWLTMEEPEWANVHYEKPNFQSISYYSAPSKKPKYDSLDEVDPELLDTFKRLGISLDEQKKLAGVAVDIVMDSVSVATTFKKTLAEKGIIFCPISEAIKEHPELVKKYLGTVVPQKDNFYAALNSAVFSDGSFCYIPKGVRCPMELSTYFRINQANTGQFERTLVVADEGSYVSYLEGCTAPSRDENQLHAAVVELIALDDAEIKYSTVQNWYPGNEEGKGGVYNFVTKRGLCEKNAKISWTQVETGSAVTWKYPSCVLKGDNSIGEFYSIAVTNNFQQADTGTKMIHLGKNTKSTIISKGISAGNSQNSYRGLVQINSRADNARNFSQCDSLLMGNKCGAHTFPYIEAKNKSAKIEHEATTSKIGEDQIFYCNQRGIDTEKAIALIVNGFSKEVLNKLPMEFAVEAQKLLEISLEGSVG
- a CDS encoding N-acyl homoserine lactonase family protein, with product MIKKIAFYSLVALAFASCKDSKKEENKEEVVVEETAKPDVELYAFDGGTVMANNLNLFAQGDTYKGESKELADAFYVIKHPNGILLWDTGLPEMLVGQEPYTPEGGAFTITRKDSILNQLKTINIKPEDVSMIAFSHIHFDHTGAANHFPNAKWLIQQSEDDFLNSDDIKGNTFYAPDSFSALKNKEIIANTDYDVFGDGSVVIKYMPGHTAGHNALFVDLPETGPLVLTGDTYHFEQNRIDGVVPQFNYDIPQSEESIKAFEAFVKEKNAKVIIQHDMDDFKETTKAPDAIK
- the sufC gene encoding Fe-S cluster assembly ATPase SufC, whose amino-acid sequence is MLEIKNLSAGIEGKDILKGINLKVNAGEVHAIMGPNGSGKSTLSSVIAGKEEYEVSAGDVIFEKESLLDLDAEERAHKGVFLSFQYPVEIPGVSVTNFIKTAINQTRKAKGLEDMPASDMLKMIREKSELLEIDRKFLSRSLNEGFSGGEKKRNEIFQMAMLEPKLAILDETDSGLDIDALRIVSNGVNKLRSKDNAVIVITHYQRLLDYIVPDFVHVLVDGKIVKSGGKELALELEEKGYDWVKAELAAG
- the sufD gene encoding Fe-S cluster assembly protein SufD, with the protein product MNLKDKLLSSYLTSQEHLDLDNSIHDIKDEAIKIFEEKGFPTKKQEDWKYTSLNSLVKQDFSLVPKQEDTIEFKDVKKYFIHDIDTYKIVFIDGVYSSYLSETTHDGVDVCLLSAALTKPKYKAVIDVYFNKIAPQDSLTSLNTAFAKEGAYIYVPKGKAVSKPIQILHFATGNESSLMLQPRNLIVAEENAEVQIIERHQSLNANAVFTNSVTEIYAGKRAMVDYYKIQNDKENASLIDNTHIDQQDSSEVSVHTFSFGGKLTRNNLNFYQNGEHNNSILKGVTIIEDKQHVDHNTLVHHKQPNCESHQDYKGIFDDSSTGVFNGKVLVDSIAQKINAYQSNNNILVSDKASINSKPQLEIFADDVRCSHGCTIGQLDEDALFYMRSRGIGVKEGRALLMYAFANNVLESVKIPQLKARITKLIANKLEVNLGFDV
- a CDS encoding aminotransferase class V-fold PLP-dependent enzyme — translated: MASATATTTFDVSKIRADFPILNRKVNGYPLVYLDNAATSQTPQQVIDVIVDYYSNYNANIHRGVHALSQEATDAYEQARIKIQKHFNIPNSYQTLFTAGTTHSINIVASGYASILKAGDEVMVSALEHHSNIVPWQMLCEKTGAVLRVIPMLESGELDMQAFDELTSENLKLVFVNHVSNALGTINPIEEIIQKAHRVGAAVLVDGAQAAPHIKADVQELDVDFYVVSAHKICGPTGVGMLYGKEELLKKLPPYQGGGEMIDQVTFEKTTYAGLPHKFEAGTPNICGGIAFGAALDYMNAIGFDAIANYEHELLEYATLKLKEIEGLRIYGESTHKTAVISFNIKGIHPYDMGTILDKLGIAVRTGHHCAQPIMDFYKIPGTVRASFSFYNTFEEIDSLVSAVIKAKEMLS